The following is a genomic window from uncultured Propionivibrio sp..
TCGCCACGAGCGGGAAGACACCGTTGGCCACCAGCGCCGAAGGCAGCAGCAACGACAACAGGGGGGCGCCGCCAAACGCACCGAGCACCGGAATCCTGTCGCCGAGGTAACGCAGCACCGCGCCGAGGCCAATGATCAGGATGAGGCCGAAAGCGAGGGACAGTGGCGCCGGCATCCGCCCGCCCATCCGCGTTGCCTGCCAGGCCAGGACGACGAGCGCCAGGCCGATGGCGACCGTAGCGAAACGAACAGCCTTCGCCACCGATGACGATTTCATCGCGCGACCAGGCAAACGAACCGAACCGGCTCGCGCCGACCCGCACAACACTCAGGGCAGGGGATTTCGTCCACCGCACATCTCCAGGGGCTGTATCAACACAAAATTTCCCGACGCCGGCTCACCCGACACCGGCGACACCGGAAGCAACGCATGCTCGAAAGCGAGCGGAAGTCTATACGACCTCGGTCCCGGCGAGCGCTACTCCACGGAGTAGTCGGCACGCCAAAGCTCCTTGACGGCCGCGCCGACCGACGCAGCGCTCAGCGCCTTGCAGCCACCATCAAGCGCTTGGACAACGCAAAATAACATTCCCCGGCACTGCCGACGATGCCATCAACATTATACTGAATAAATATCCACGGCCGATCGGATCGGGCGCGGGCAGGTGGCTTCGACACCAACGCCGCCCCCAGAAAACGGAAAAGCCCATGACTGCGGGTCATGGGCTTTTTGAGACTTCAATCCCGGCACACCCGGCCAGGAAAACCAGCTTAAAGCTGCTATGGTTGCAACGCTGTCATCTTTAAAGAGCGGAAACAACTAACGACCATACAGTCTCCGTAAACGCGGCGGGTCTTTCACTTCGTATCGGATTCGCCGCAAGTCACGACACGAACCCACTATAGACAAGCGCAACGCAAATGCCAAGCCGGCACGTGCGTCCCTTAGCGCGACAGCAACTCCACCGGCGCGACGACGTTGACGCCCTGCTGGGACAGGGCCTCGACAGCGCGATCCGGATCGGTGAAGCGGATGATCACCACCGCCCGGCGACCGGCCGCCATGCTGAACGCGTACATGTACTCAATATTGAGCCCGGCCGCATCGGCCTTGGCGAGAATGTCGGCGAGACCGCCGGCATCGTCCGGCACCTCGACGGCAACCACCTCGGTCTCCTTGGCCAGGTAGCCGGCCGCCTCAAGCGCCGCCTTGCCGGCCGCCGGGTCGGCGAGGACAAAGCGCAGGATGCCGAACTCGGCGGTATCGGCGAGCGACAGCGTGTGAATATTGACGCCACGGTTGGCCAAGGCAGCGCAGGCGGCGTGCAAGCGTCCGGGACGGTTCTCGATGAAGGTGGAAATTTGCGTGACTTTCACGGCTCAAGCCTCCCAAAGATGATGAATTCGTGACAGGAGCGAGTGCCTACTCACTGGCCACGCTCGTCCCAGACACGACGCGCTTTGCCTTCGCTGCGCGGAATGCTGTGCGGCTCGACCAGGCGGACACCGGCACGGATGCCGGTGATCCGTTCGACGGCGTGCGCCAGACGCTTGTGCAGCGCCTCCATCGCACTCACCTGATCGCTGAACAGTTCGGCGCCGATCTCGACCTCGACGTTCATCTGGTCGAGCCCGTGTTCGCGCGAGAGCAGGATGCGGTAATGCGGCAGCACGCCCTCGACCGACAAGAGCGCCGTCTCGATCTGCGACGGGAAGACATTGACGCCGCGGATGATGAACATGTCGTCGCTGCGCCGCGCGACACGGGCGATCCGGCGCACGGTACGGCCACAATCGCACGGCTCGGTGATGATGTGGGTGATGTCGCGGGTGCGGTAGCGAATCATCGGCATGGCACGCTTCGACAGCGTGGTGAGTACCAACTCACCCTCCTCGCCGTCGGGCAGCACGCGACAGGTTTCGGGATCAATGATCTCGGGATAGAAATGGTCTTCGAAGATGTGCAGCCCGGCCTGCGCCGCGCATTCGCTGCCGACGCCCGGGCCGATGATCTCGGACAGCCCGTAGATATCGAAAGCCTTGATCCCGCTTTCCTGTTCGATGCGCTCGCGCATGCCTTCCGACCACGGTTCGGCGCCGAAGATGCCGGTGCGCAACGGCAGTTCGCGCAGATTGATGCCGAGCTCGCCGGCCCGCTCGATCAGGTGGAGGAAGTAGCTCGGCGTACAGCAGATGCCGGTGACGCCGAAATCGCGCATGAGCATGACCTGGCGGTCGGTGTTGCCACCGGAGGTCGGCACAACGGTGGCGCCGATCGCTTCGAGACCGTAATGCGCGCCGAGGCCGCCGGTGAACAGTCCATAGCCATAGGCGTTCTGGACGATGTCGCCGCGATGGATGCCGGCCGCCGAAAAGGTACGCAGCATCACCGACGCCCAGACCTGCAGGTCTTCCTGCGTATAGGCGACGACGATCGGCTTGCCGGTGGTACCGCTCGATGCATGCAGGCGGACGATTTCCGACATCGGACTCGCGAACAGCCCGAACGGATAGTTGTCGCGCAGATCGGTCTTGATCGAGAACGGCAGCCGCGCGATATCTTCCAGCGTCCGGATGTCGGCCGGCGTCACGCCGCGTTCGACCATGCGCTCGCGGAATGGCGCGACATTGGCATAGGCGCGCTCGACCACCGCCTTCAGTCGCCGCAGCTGCAACTCGCGCAATTGCGCCGAAGGCAGATAATCCGGCGCACTGACCGGATGAAAGCCCTGCCCGACATCGTTCCAGTTTTCCCGCATCATGTTGTTCTCCCTGTCATCTCCAACCGGCGGGCATCAGCCCGCGACGGCCTGTCGTCCCTGCTCAAAAGCCTCGAGATTGAGGCGATGGTGTTTCTCGGGAAAACAGCCGCGGATCGCGTCTTCCCAGATCTCGAGCGGAATGTCGAGCGAGCGGCTGAGGACACCGAGCAAGGCGACGTTGATCGACTTGGCCTGCAATTTTCCCGGCACGTTCTCAAGCGAGGCCGGCGACACCAGCAGCCCGCCCGCTTTGAGCACATGCCGATTGACATCAACCTGGTCCGGCGCGACGACCAGCAGAAAATCGGCCTGCCCGGTCGGGATCATCGGACTGTTCACACGCGGACCGAAGCGCACGTCGCTGGCGACCGAACCGCCGCGCTGGCTCATCCCGTGAATCTCGCTCTTCTTGACGTCGAGCCCGCAGCGAAAAGCTGCGTCGGCGAGCACGTCGGAGGCCTTGACCACCCCCTGACCGCCCAGTCCCGCGACCACCACATTGATCACTTCTGACATTTTCCTCTTCTCCCTGAGGCTCAACCCTCGACCCGCACGGCGATGCCAATGCGTTTCTCGGCGGCGGCGCGTTCGTATTGACGGATTTTCGGCGCTGCCAGAATGCACGGCCGGCGCGCCACGATCACGACCAGGCGGCCGCTGTCGAGCGCCTGACGCAGCACGTCGTCGAGCACGACGTCGCTGGCCATCGGATCGACCGTAACGACATCGGCGATGCCCATGGCGCGCGCGATGTCTTCGAACAGCAGCCGGCCGGTCGCGTCATGCACCAGCGTACGGCCGGTGCCGGGGTGTTCCTGCTGGCCGGTCATCGCCGTCGTGCCGTTATCGACGATCAGCACCACGTGGCCGGTTGGCGGCGGGTTGTACACCATCTCGGCGAGGCCGGTCAGGCCGCTATGCACGAAAGTCGAGTCGCCGATGACGCTGACCACGCGTTTGGCCTGTTCGGGCGGCAGCACATGGCGCATGCCGAGCCCGACGCCAATACTGGCGCCCATGCAGACCAGCGTGTCCATCGCCGTGAAGGGAGGCAGTACGCCGAGCGAGTAGCAGCCGATGTCACCCGAGACGATGCAGTCGAGCCGGTTCAGCGCCTCGAACACCGGCCGGTGCGAGCAACCTTCGCAGAGCGCCGGCGGCTTGCCACCGGGAACCTTCGCCTCGGGCGAATCGTCGTGTTCAAGAATGCGGCGGACGCGGTCGGCGTTGAGTTCGCCGAAGCGGAAGCGCTCCGGTTTGCCTTCGACAGCGAGCCCTTCGGCGCGCAGTTCGGTGACGAGAATCGGATCGCCTTCCTCGATGACGACGCAGCGCTCGACCGAGGCGACAAAATCGCGGATCGCCTGCATCGGCAGCGGATACGAGAAACCGAGCTGCAGCAGGCTGGCCTCCGGCGCGACCTCGCGGGCATGCATCGCGGCAACGCCCGAGGCGATGATGCCGAGCGCCTTGCCGCGCGGCTCGACGATCGTCTGCGCGCAGGTTTCGGCATAGGCCGCGGCACGCGCCAGCTTGTCGCGCAAGGCATGATGCGCCGGACGCGCATAGGCCGGGATCATCACCCGCGCCGGAATATTGCGTTCGAATGACGGCGCCTGCGCCGGCCCCGGCAACGCCGTCTGCGTGACGATGCTCTTGGAATGGCAGGTGCGCGTCGTCATGCGCAGCAGCACGGGCTGGCGGAATTGCTCGGACAGCGCGAAGGCGGCACCGGCAAAGTCGTAGGCCTGCTGCGAATCGGCGGGCTCGAGCATGAGGAGGCCGGCGGCGCGTGCATAGTGCCGGTTGTCCTGTTCGTTCTGACTCGACGCCATGCCTGGGTCATCGGCCGAGACGAGCACCAGGCCGCCGGTGACGCCCGTGTAGGCGGCGGTGAACAAGGCGTCGGCGGCGACATTGACGCCGACGTGCTTCATCGTCACCAGCGACCGGCCGCCGGCGAAGGCGACGCCGATGCCGACTTCGAGCGCGACCTTCTCGTTCGGCG
Proteins encoded in this region:
- a CDS encoding thiamine pyrophosphate-dependent enzyme, coding for MVAKLADRMLLSGDEAVALAAFNAGVLLGTGYPGTPSTEILEAFAALGGKAQWAPNEKVALEVGIGVAFAGGRSLVTMKHVGVNVAADALFTAAYTGVTGGLVLVSADDPGMASSQNEQDNRHYARAAGLLMLEPADSQQAYDFAGAAFALSEQFRQPVLLRMTTRTCHSKSIVTQTALPGPAQAPSFERNIPARVMIPAYARPAHHALRDKLARAAAYAETCAQTIVEPRGKALGIIASGVAAMHAREVAPEASLLQLGFSYPLPMQAIRDFVASVERCVVIEEGDPILVTELRAEGLAVEGKPERFRFGELNADRVRRILEHDDSPEAKVPGGKPPALCEGCSHRPVFEALNRLDCIVSGDIGCYSLGVLPPFTAMDTLVCMGASIGVGLGMRHVLPPEQAKRVVSVIGDSTFVHSGLTGLAEMVYNPPPTGHVVLIVDNGTTAMTGQQEHPGTGRTLVHDATGRLLFEDIARAMGIADVVTVDPMASDVVLDDVLRQALDSGRLVVIVARRPCILAAPKIRQYERAAAEKRIGIAVRVEG
- a CDS encoding ACT domain-containing protein, producing MKVTQISTFIENRPGRLHAACAALANRGVNIHTLSLADTAEFGILRFVLADPAAGKAALEAAGYLAKETEVVAVEVPDDAGGLADILAKADAAGLNIEYMYAFSMAAGRRAVVIIRFTDPDRAVEALSQQGVNVVAPVELLSR
- a CDS encoding phenylacetate--CoA ligase, which encodes MMRENWNDVGQGFHPVSAPDYLPSAQLRELQLRRLKAVVERAYANVAPFRERMVERGVTPADIRTLEDIARLPFSIKTDLRDNYPFGLFASPMSEIVRLHASSGTTGKPIVVAYTQEDLQVWASVMLRTFSAAGIHRGDIVQNAYGYGLFTGGLGAHYGLEAIGATVVPTSGGNTDRQVMLMRDFGVTGICCTPSYFLHLIERAGELGINLRELPLRTGIFGAEPWSEGMRERIEQESGIKAFDIYGLSEIIGPGVGSECAAQAGLHIFEDHFYPEIIDPETCRVLPDGEEGELVLTTLSKRAMPMIRYRTRDITHIITEPCDCGRTVRRIARVARRSDDMFIIRGVNVFPSQIETALLSVEGVLPHYRILLSREHGLDQMNVEVEIGAELFSDQVSAMEALHKRLAHAVERITGIRAGVRLVEPHSIPRSEGKARRVWDERGQ
- a CDS encoding 2-oxoacid:acceptor oxidoreductase family protein, whose translation is MSEVINVVVAGLGGQGVVKASDVLADAAFRCGLDVKKSEIHGMSQRGGSVASDVRFGPRVNSPMIPTGQADFLLVVAPDQVDVNRHVLKAGGLLVSPASLENVPGKLQAKSINVALLGVLSRSLDIPLEIWEDAIRGCFPEKHHRLNLEAFEQGRQAVAG